Genomic segment of bacterium:
CGGCTGCCACAGTCGTGGCGATTGTTGAGTCCGTCGGCGCGTGGCGAGATGATGCGGCATCTGGCGTCAAGCTTGCCAAGAAACGTCCCCTCCTCGCGCTAGACCCCGATAGCGCAGCCCCAAGAATGCTACGGGAATGCTGGCTGCCCTACTTCCCCTTGAACGCGGCCTTGCGCTTTTCGAGGAAGGCGCTTGTGCCCTCCTTGGCATCTTCGGTTGCACAGATGGCCCCGAACAGATTTGCCTCGCGTCTCAGGCCATCAGAAAGCTGCGGCTCTTCGTAAACCTTGTTAACTAGCTCAATCGAGGCCGCAACAGCCAGCGGGCCCATCGAGATGATCTTACTCGCAAGCTTCTCCGCGGCCTGCATTAGTGCATCGGGCGAGACTATCTTTGAGACCAGGCCAATCTCGTAGGCCCGCTGTGCAGAGATTATCTCGCCGGTCAGCATCATCTGCATCGCGTTGGACTTACCCACGAGGCGCGTCAGCCGCTGCGTTCCGCCGTAGCCTGGGATTAGCCCGAGCTTGACCTCTGGCTGTCCGAAGCTGGCGTTGGTTGAGGCAATGCGGATCGTGCACGCCATTGCAAGCTCGCAGCCTCCGCCGAGCGCGAAACCGTTGACGGCCGCAATGACAGGCTTGCCGAGGTTCTCGATCGTCAGGAATAG
This window contains:
- a CDS encoding enoyl-CoA hydratase-related protein, with the translated sequence MTYTNILYEKKGHILVLAINRPKALNALNAETLNELDDAIQKAKDDDEIRAIVLTGVGEKAFVAGADIGEIVGLDRVSGEAFSRRGQELFLTIENLGKPVIAAVNGFALGGGCELAMACTIRIASTNASFGQPEVKLGLIPGYGGTQRLTRLVGKSNAMQMMLTGEIISAQRAYEIGLVSKIVSPDALMQAAEKLASKIISMGPLAVAASIELVNKVYEEPQLSDGLRREANLFGAICATEDAKEGTSAFLEKRKAAFKGK